One genomic segment of Alphaproteobacteria bacterium includes these proteins:
- a CDS encoding O-antigen ligase family protein → MNGKRIGDFSIAIAAGFAAPLAVIAPNALAPLMIVAGLGALFAKRWPARPWLIGVGAFLAFALLSLLWTIDAAEGFDGWVRITFGAVLGLALVGTAASLDEAARSRIARWLAIGMFSAIVLLAMQFVSQRLVDYEGSIAGLWYGPDTNFWALFNRSVATLAILLPLAAMAAYRTFGRAAALGLLAAGIFIVLNFNSQGAEYALVAATLAAIFVALLPKRGAFLLSALLAVGVLAAPLIASAPQFDALAQRRDISPSVFHRAAIWSFAAERIFEKPAFGWGMHASRAIPGAKRQFAPGAELMPLHPHNAALQLWLELGLSGAFAGAALMLALGRRIRGDAPTRAALAATLGAAVVIAGVGYGLWQGWWMAALWIIVALAAALASKRDGC, encoded by the coding sequence GTGAACGGCAAGCGGATCGGAGATTTCTCGATCGCGATCGCGGCGGGTTTCGCCGCGCCGCTTGCCGTTATCGCACCCAACGCGCTGGCGCCGCTGATGATCGTCGCCGGGCTCGGCGCGCTGTTCGCGAAGCGTTGGCCGGCACGGCCTTGGCTGATCGGCGTCGGCGCGTTTTTGGCCTTCGCGCTGCTGTCGCTGCTCTGGACGATCGACGCGGCCGAAGGTTTCGACGGCTGGGTGCGGATCACGTTCGGCGCCGTTCTCGGTCTCGCACTTGTCGGTACGGCCGCATCGCTCGACGAAGCGGCGCGATCGCGCATCGCGCGCTGGCTGGCGATCGGCATGTTTAGCGCGATCGTCTTGCTGGCGATGCAGTTCGTGAGCCAGCGCCTGGTCGACTACGAAGGCTCCATCGCCGGTCTGTGGTACGGGCCGGACACGAATTTCTGGGCGCTGTTCAACCGCTCGGTCGCCACGCTGGCGATCCTGCTGCCGCTGGCGGCCATGGCGGCGTACCGAACCTTCGGGCGCGCGGCCGCACTGGGTCTGCTCGCGGCCGGCATTTTCATCGTCCTCAATTTCAATAGCCAAGGCGCCGAATACGCGCTCGTCGCCGCGACGCTCGCGGCGATATTCGTCGCCTTGCTACCCAAACGCGGCGCCTTTCTGCTGTCGGCCCTTCTGGCCGTCGGCGTGCTCGCAGCACCCCTGATCGCTTCCGCACCGCAATTCGACGCGTTGGCCCAGCGCCGCGACATCAGCCCATCGGTCTTTCACCGCGCCGCGATCTGGAGTTTCGCGGCCGAGCGGATTTTCGAGAAACCCGCCTTCGGCTGGGGCATGCATGCCTCGCGCGCCATTCCCGGCGCCAAGCGCCAATTCGCGCCGGGCGCCGAGCTGATGCCGTTGCACCCGCATAACGCGGCGTTGCAGCTCTGGCTCGAATTGGGTTTGTCCGGGGCCTTCGCCGGGGCCGCGCTGATGCTGGCGCTGGGCCGGCGCATTCGCGGCGACGCGCCAACGCGCGCGGCCTTGGCCGCGACGCTGGGCGCGGCCGTCGTCATCGCCGGCGTCGGTTACGGGCTTTGGCAGGGCTGGTGGATGGCCGCCCTGTGGATAATCGTCGCGCTTGCGGCCGCGCTGGCATCGAAACGCGACGGGTGCTAG
- the purH gene encoding bifunctional phosphoribosylaminoimidazolecarboxamide formyltransferase/IMP cyclohydrolase: protein MSTVKIRRAILSVSDKTGLIDFAKSLARHGVELLSTGGTAKALSDAGLTVKEVGAHTGFPEMMDGRVKTLHPTIHGGILARRSVADHVAAMDTHKIAPIDLVVVNLYPFEATVAKGADYDDCVENIDIGGPAMIRSAAKNHESVVVVVEASQYADLVAAMDATGGATDLDLRKRYAAAAYARTAAYDSAISGWFAGQLGQEFPSRVSLAGSLKQALRYGENPHQAAAFYTDGSNRPGIATARQIQGKELSYNNLNDTDAAFEAVAELDTPACVIVKHANPCGVALGANPHAAYLKALACDPVSAFGGIVAFNRTLDAASAAEIAKIFVEVIVAPDADAKALEILSAKKNLRLLLTGGLPDPAAKGTTIKTLSGGFLAQSRDSGRIAKADLKIVTKRAPTPAELDDLLFAFRVAKHVKSNAIVYVKDGATVGVGAGQMSRVDSSRIAAWKAAEAAKAAGEAQSRCVGSVVASDAFFPFADGLLAAADAGATAVIQPGGSMRDNEVIAAADEKNLAMVFTGMRHFRH from the coding sequence ATGAGCACCGTCAAAATCCGCCGCGCTATTCTTTCGGTCTCCGACAAGACCGGGTTGATCGATTTCGCCAAGTCGCTCGCTCGCCACGGGGTGGAGCTGCTGTCGACCGGCGGCACCGCCAAGGCGCTTTCCGATGCCGGCCTGACGGTGAAGGAAGTCGGTGCGCATACCGGCTTCCCGGAAATGATGGATGGCCGCGTCAAGACGCTACACCCGACCATTCATGGCGGCATCCTGGCGCGCCGTTCCGTCGCCGATCACGTCGCCGCGATGGACACGCACAAGATCGCGCCGATCGATCTGGTGGTCGTCAATCTCTACCCGTTCGAAGCGACGGTCGCGAAGGGTGCCGATTACGACGATTGCGTCGAGAATATCGATATCGGCGGACCGGCGATGATCCGCTCGGCGGCGAAGAATCACGAATCGGTCGTCGTCGTCGTCGAAGCCTCCCAATACGCCGATCTGGTCGCCGCGATGGACGCGACCGGCGGTGCGACGGACCTCGATCTTCGCAAGCGCTACGCCGCCGCCGCCTATGCGCGCACCGCCGCGTATGATTCCGCGATCTCCGGCTGGTTCGCCGGCCAACTCGGCCAGGAATTCCCGTCGCGCGTGAGCCTCGCCGGCAGCTTGAAGCAAGCGCTGCGCTATGGCGAGAACCCGCATCAAGCGGCCGCGTTCTATACCGACGGCAGCAACCGACCCGGCATCGCGACCGCGCGCCAAATCCAGGGCAAGGAACTCTCCTACAACAATCTCAACGACACCGACGCCGCGTTCGAGGCGGTGGCCGAGCTCGACACGCCGGCCTGCGTGATCGTCAAGCACGCCAATCCCTGCGGCGTCGCACTGGGCGCGAACCCGCATGCGGCGTATTTGAAGGCGCTGGCCTGCGATCCCGTCTCCGCCTTCGGCGGTATCGTGGCGTTCAACCGCACGCTCGACGCCGCGTCGGCCGCCGAGATCGCCAAGATTTTCGTCGAAGTGATCGTCGCCCCCGACGCCGATGCCAAGGCGCTGGAGATTCTGTCGGCGAAGAAGAATCTCCGTCTGCTGCTGACCGGCGGCCTGCCCGACCCGGCGGCGAAGGGCACGACGATCAAAACGCTATCGGGCGGGTTCCTGGCGCAAAGCCGCGATTCGGGCCGCATCGCCAAGGCCGATCTGAAAATCGTCACCAAGCGCGCGCCGACCCCGGCCGAGCTCGACGATTTGCTGTTCGCCTTCCGCGTGGCCAAGCACGTGAAGTCCAACGCCATCGTCTATGTGAAGGACGGCGCCACGGTCGGTGTGGGGGCGGGCCAGATGAGCCGCGTCGATTCCTCGCGCATCGCGGCCTGGAAAGCCGCCGAAGCCGCCAAGGCGGCGGGCGAAGCGCAAAGCCGCTGCGTGGGCTCGGTCGTCGCCTCCGACGCGTTCTTCCCCTTCGCCGACGGCCTGCTCGCCGCCGCCGATGCGGGCGCCACGGCCGTGATCCAGCCCGGCGGCTCGATGCGCGACAACGAAGTGATCGCCGCGGCCGACGAGAAGAACCTCGCCATGGTGTTCACCGGCATGCGGCATTTCCGGCACTAA
- a CDS encoding carbamoyltransferase, which produces MRILGLSAFYHDSAAALVEDGRIVAAAQEERFTRKKHDSRYPINAIKYCLAEAGIGLGDIDHVVFYDKPFLKFERLLETYLAFAPRGFTSFRMAIPLWLKEKLFQKKLLTDELKAVELGFDWEQRLLFAEHHQSHAASAFYPSPFDEALVLTMDGVGEWATTSVGIGRGNTLEMVKEIHFPHSLGLLYSAMTYYTGFKVNSGEYKVMGLAPYGEPKYAKTMFDHLIDVKDDGSFRLDLDYFDYCTGLTMTNAKFDALFGGPPRKPEQRLEQKHMDLAASVQAVLEEVVLKLTRSLRREHGVANLCLAGGVALNCVANGKILRDGHWKNIWIQPAAGDAGGALGAALAGYHLFKNGPRGAMTKSGDRMAGSYLGPAFEQADIEKRLTEAGAKFEVLSDDQLIARASEDLASGLALGWFQGRMEFGPRALGGRSILGDARSPAMQKQLNLKVKYRESFRPFAPSVLREDVAEWFEIDGDSPYMLLVADVKKERRRAMTEAENALFGIDKLNVPRSDIPAVTHVDYSARIQTVHADTNPRYHALISAFKTRTGCPVIVNTSFNVRGEPIVGSPEDAFRCFMGSEIERLAVGNCYLVKDRQDPALKLDYKDAFELD; this is translated from the coding sequence ATGCGCATTCTCGGCCTCTCCGCGTTCTACCACGACAGCGCCGCCGCCCTCGTCGAGGACGGGCGCATCGTCGCGGCCGCGCAGGAGGAACGCTTCACCCGCAAGAAGCACGATTCGCGTTATCCGATTAACGCGATCAAATACTGCTTGGCCGAAGCGGGGATCGGGCTCGGCGACATCGACCATGTCGTGTTCTATGACAAGCCGTTCCTGAAGTTCGAACGCTTGCTCGAAACCTATCTCGCCTTTGCACCCCGCGGCTTCACATCGTTCCGGATGGCCATTCCGCTGTGGCTGAAGGAAAAGCTGTTCCAGAAAAAGCTGCTGACCGACGAGCTGAAGGCGGTCGAACTCGGCTTCGATTGGGAACAACGCCTGTTGTTCGCCGAGCACCATCAAAGCCACGCGGCCTCGGCTTTCTATCCGTCGCCCTTCGATGAAGCGCTGGTCCTCACGATGGACGGTGTTGGCGAATGGGCGACGACGTCGGTTGGTATCGGACGCGGCAATACGCTGGAAATGGTCAAGGAAATCCATTTCCCGCATTCGCTGGGGCTGCTCTATTCGGCGATGACCTATTACACCGGGTTCAAAGTGAACTCGGGCGAATACAAGGTCATGGGTCTGGCGCCCTACGGCGAGCCGAAATACGCCAAGACGATGTTCGATCATCTGATCGACGTGAAGGACGACGGCTCGTTCCGCCTCGATCTCGACTATTTCGACTATTGCACCGGCCTCACGATGACCAACGCGAAATTCGACGCGTTGTTCGGCGGCCCGCCGCGCAAGCCCGAGCAGCGCCTCGAACAGAAGCATATGGACCTCGCCGCCTCGGTGCAGGCCGTGCTGGAAGAAGTCGTGCTGAAGCTCACGCGCTCGCTGCGGCGCGAGCATGGCGTTGCAAATCTCTGCCTCGCGGGCGGCGTGGCCCTCAATTGCGTCGCCAACGGCAAAATCCTGCGCGACGGCCATTGGAAGAATATCTGGATCCAGCCCGCCGCCGGCGATGCGGGCGGCGCTTTGGGGGCGGCCCTCGCGGGCTATCATCTGTTCAAGAACGGCCCGCGCGGGGCGATGACCAAATCGGGCGATCGCATGGCGGGTTCGTATCTCGGTCCCGCATTCGAACAGGCCGATATCGAAAAGCGCCTGACCGAGGCGGGCGCCAAATTCGAAGTGCTGAGCGACGATCAACTGATCGCGCGCGCGTCGGAGGATCTCGCCTCCGGTCTTGCGCTGGGCTGGTTCCAGGGCCGGATGGAATTCGGGCCACGCGCGCTCGGCGGGCGCTCGATCCTGGGCGATGCGCGCAGCCCCGCGATGCAGAAGCAGCTCAATCTCAAGGTCAAATATCGCGAAAGCTTCCGGCCCTTCGCGCCGTCGGTGTTGCGCGAAGACGTCGCCGAGTGGTTCGAGATCGACGGCGATTCGCCTTACATGCTGCTCGTCGCCGACGTGAAGAAGGAACGCCGCCGCGCGATGACGGAAGCGGAGAACGCGCTGTTCGGCATCGACAAGCTGAACGTGCCGCGTTCCGACATTCCCGCCGTCACGCATGTCGACTATTCGGCGCGTATCCAGACGGTCCACGCCGACACAAATCCGCGCTATCACGCGCTGATTTCGGCGTTCAAAACGCGCACCGGCTGCCCGGTGATCGTCAACACCAGCTTCAATGTGCGCGGCGAGCCCATCGTCGGCAGCCCCGAAGACGCGTTCCGCTGCTTCATGGGCTCGGAGATCGAGCGCCTGGCCGTCGGCAATTGCTATCTGGTCAAAGACCGCCAGGATCCGGCGCTGAAGCTCGACTACAAGGACGCGTTCGAGCTCGATTAG
- a CDS encoding helix-turn-helix transcriptional regulator, whose amino-acid sequence MLELTLNDVTQRTGISKGALSALETGKTDPRHSTVEKLQRLFEELGVEFLPATADAGPGIRMKKRILKE is encoded by the coding sequence ATGCTCGAACTGACGCTGAATGACGTGACCCAGCGCACCGGGATATCGAAAGGCGCCTTGTCCGCACTTGAGACCGGCAAAACGGATCCGCGGCATTCAACTGTGGAAAAGCTCCAAAGATTATTCGAAGAACTTGGTGTCGAGTTTTTGCCGGCGACCGCCGATGCGGGACCGGGAATACGAATGAAAAAGCGTATCCTCAAAGAATGA
- a CDS encoding DCL family protein gives MNIRNFPLAGQIFQSKSSLRKTLTAIVESREAGSRLSGTDDALVREVLDWHPDATTKIGPGIRSFRVERHSTFRSPMLVLERTDGTETDFSYLSAIAQIGKPANDNAHMPSSVTRASFIRAAREAIRPQIEAFRRAAQTAAADPLGRMRCEATNVLLSPNAVDIDHDLPWDFASIVEAFVTEHELVVAKVNILGFEDGSTRRYFADPILAEGFAEFHLKRARLRVIDRAVHRRISAEASSRAARKGT, from the coding sequence ATGAACATTCGTAACTTCCCTCTCGCGGGCCAAATCTTCCAAAGCAAGTCCAGCCTCCGAAAGACCCTCACAGCGATCGTCGAGTCGCGAGAGGCCGGCAGTCGCTTGAGCGGGACGGATGATGCTCTCGTCCGTGAGGTTCTCGACTGGCATCCCGATGCTACGACGAAAATCGGACCGGGTATTCGGTCATTTCGCGTAGAGCGGCATTCCACCTTTCGGAGCCCGATGCTGGTACTCGAACGGACTGATGGAACGGAGACAGATTTCTCATATCTTTCCGCTATCGCTCAGATCGGCAAACCAGCAAATGATAACGCCCACATGCCGTCGAGCGTCACCCGCGCCAGCTTTATCCGCGCGGCCAGGGAAGCGATCCGGCCTCAAATCGAAGCCTTTCGCCGCGCGGCACAGACCGCAGCAGCTGACCCGCTCGGCCGTATGCGTTGCGAAGCTACCAATGTGCTTCTGTCCCCGAATGCCGTCGACATCGATCACGATCTGCCCTGGGATTTTGCGTCGATCGTCGAAGCTTTCGTCACGGAACATGAGCTCGTTGTCGCGAAGGTCAACATCCTGGGATTCGAGGACGGATCAACACGTCGCTACTTCGCTGACCCGATTCTAGCCGAAGGCTTCGCGGAGTTTCACTTGAAGCGAGCGCGTTTGCGAGTAATCGATCGCGCAGTCCATCGTCGAATATCCGCCGAAGCCAGTAGCCGCGCCGCGCGCAAGGGAACGTGA
- a CDS encoding AAA family ATPase, whose amino-acid sequence MTELMNLDSLWKRLRPWRLDRDRHEELVAKLESQLVSPRHQLVVGDMPNKARFYWLDAERRQNAHHASAWLPLAAKESDLAVATLAVRLIAEAGNAPSRKKILLHRAFRVSDMGVRLNTMLREVEIYRKIMEIIGDKLVDAKPLGQEQHRPNIEKSLPDSDRDDVPIDLPRPNSAITVLATPLIIAGDRETVERLKAFRDLEKPIARAPIPSNWRERMPSARWFDPVLRLIERRLAVWRNTPFRMAPLLIEGAPGIGKSRFVADLAAALEVPILPISFAGQSDSRALLGTARGWSSANPSSIVDLIFRCKRANPIVFIDEIEKSTSSQNGDPLAAVLTLLEPETAKRFHDPFLSTEVDLSHVTWIAGANSLRGLPSPILSRFHVIKVEAPDGRDWPEVRSALTKDFARSSQVSIDALPVLEPSVDEMMRMLLDKRRDLRVVRRVFEEVLLAGMEGEIELIN is encoded by the coding sequence ATGACTGAACTCATGAATCTCGATTCTCTCTGGAAGCGTCTTCGGCCATGGCGGCTCGACCGCGACCGCCATGAAGAACTTGTAGCCAAGCTGGAAAGCCAGCTGGTCTCGCCGCGTCACCAATTGGTCGTCGGAGACATGCCCAATAAGGCTAGGTTCTATTGGCTGGATGCCGAACGTCGGCAAAATGCTCACCATGCGTCGGCTTGGCTTCCGCTTGCCGCAAAAGAAAGCGATCTTGCGGTAGCGACGTTGGCCGTTCGCTTGATCGCCGAGGCCGGCAATGCGCCCTCGCGCAAAAAAATTCTATTGCATCGGGCGTTTCGGGTCAGTGACATGGGCGTGCGTCTCAACACGATGCTTCGCGAGGTCGAGATCTATCGGAAGATCATGGAGATCATCGGGGACAAGCTTGTCGATGCTAAACCTCTCGGCCAGGAGCAGCACCGGCCGAACATCGAAAAGAGCTTGCCGGACTCGGATAGGGACGATGTGCCGATTGATCTTCCTCGGCCGAACTCCGCCATCACGGTTCTCGCGACCCCTCTTATCATTGCCGGCGACAGAGAAACGGTTGAGCGCCTGAAAGCCTTCCGGGACCTCGAGAAGCCTATTGCGCGAGCTCCGATCCCTTCCAACTGGCGCGAGCGGATGCCGAGCGCGCGGTGGTTCGACCCTGTACTCAGACTGATTGAGCGGCGTCTTGCCGTCTGGCGCAACACACCATTTCGGATGGCACCACTGCTGATCGAGGGCGCACCGGGGATCGGTAAAAGTCGGTTTGTTGCCGATCTGGCGGCCGCCCTCGAGGTTCCGATTCTGCCCATTTCGTTCGCGGGCCAGAGCGATTCCCGCGCGCTGCTCGGGACCGCGCGTGGCTGGTCTTCCGCCAATCCATCGTCGATCGTCGACCTGATCTTTCGGTGTAAACGAGCAAATCCGATTGTTTTCATCGACGAAATCGAGAAATCAACGTCGAGCCAGAATGGTGATCCGCTTGCTGCTGTTCTGACGCTTCTCGAGCCGGAAACGGCGAAGCGCTTCCACGATCCATTTTTGAGCACGGAGGTCGATCTCTCGCATGTCACCTGGATCGCCGGCGCAAATTCGTTAAGAGGCCTGCCTTCGCCGATCCTTTCCAGGTTCCATGTGATCAAAGTCGAGGCGCCAGATGGCAGAGACTGGCCTGAAGTCCGCTCGGCACTCACGAAGGACTTCGCGCGCTCGAGTCAGGTCTCGATCGATGCATTGCCGGTGCTTGAGCCGTCGGTCGACGAAATGATGCGAATGCTTCTAGACAAACGTCGCGACTTGCGTGTCGTCCGGCGAGTCTTCGAGGAAGTACTTTTGGCGGGAATGGAAGGGGAGATCGAGTTGATCAACTAA
- a CDS encoding site-specific integrase, protein MDNMFQKLLAIIGFGSPKPLSQGSRQSRGVLSSGMRQASRAHQSPKSLAALDGRVITKSVDHRLSATDQKRAREQIQSGMRRSVPHVMTGVVDRRSIEASASVLQRASGSIAQRTSDDMSLERDSASSHTAANSSSLPPAERPNLSRAVASSPLANSASSHQPTTQPSTVLPQGRSGAVGGIVPGSDGSAHEPDAEAKLPLQPARLAPNKLGEERSTANDHVSFDESLQQLQQAYEKLTQDYGEFIRQKRLPATEAEYRKVAQRAINRADPPKLTHYSRRAQAKVRAAVVLVAIAKIRESLAKLLESRHPLAPDARAAALADGHRWVARIRALEEPIGQDDEAGNKMSRRPARRKLRALPDGWELRLFQAARKHPRWFYGVCISLASGVRPIELERGVRVRREGVNLELLIQTAKSSEEHEGIGERSLVLAPEELWVKALADELGGRTEMVINWPSAKKSFDAVAAIGRSAIPDAKETISGYVLRHRFATILKKAKWPPVKIAQALGHSSTKQLSTYGSWNGAARGGLPLRVGSERAPRIVDKPRDFIAMRPSEPKRLVAD, encoded by the coding sequence ATGGACAATATGTTTCAAAAACTCTTGGCGATAATCGGGTTCGGTTCCCCAAAGCCTCTATCGCAAGGTTCGCGGCAATCGCGCGGCGTGCTGTCTTCTGGAATGCGCCAAGCCTCTCGGGCGCACCAAAGTCCAAAATCCCTTGCTGCGCTGGACGGCCGCGTCATCACGAAAAGCGTCGATCACCGCCTGAGCGCTACTGATCAGAAACGAGCGCGGGAGCAGATACAGAGCGGCATGCGTCGTAGCGTTCCGCACGTCATGACCGGGGTGGTTGATCGCCGTTCCATTGAAGCGTCTGCGTCCGTGCTGCAAAGAGCGTCGGGGTCAATAGCGCAGAGAACTTCGGACGATATGTCGTTGGAGAGAGATAGTGCTTCTTCCCACACGGCTGCGAACTCTTCTTCCCTGCCTCCTGCCGAACGCCCAAATCTATCGAGAGCGGTCGCTTCCTCCCCTCTGGCAAACAGTGCTTCTTCCCACCAACCCACCACCCAACCCTCGACTGTTCTTCCACAGGGAAGAAGTGGGGCTGTGGGCGGAATTGTCCCCGGGAGCGATGGCTCGGCACACGAACCGGATGCCGAGGCGAAGCTGCCGCTACAGCCGGCCAGGTTGGCGCCAAACAAACTCGGGGAAGAACGATCCACGGCGAACGACCATGTTTCTTTCGATGAGAGCCTGCAACAGCTTCAACAGGCATACGAAAAGTTGACGCAAGATTATGGAGAGTTTATCCGTCAAAAGCGCCTTCCCGCGACGGAGGCTGAGTACCGAAAGGTAGCGCAACGGGCGATCAACCGTGCCGATCCGCCAAAACTCACGCACTATTCCCGTCGCGCGCAGGCAAAAGTCCGGGCAGCCGTCGTACTTGTAGCGATTGCGAAGATTAGGGAGTCGCTCGCGAAACTTTTGGAAAGTCGACACCCGCTTGCGCCGGACGCGCGGGCTGCCGCACTTGCAGACGGCCATCGCTGGGTTGCGCGAATCCGGGCCCTAGAGGAACCCATCGGCCAAGATGACGAGGCTGGCAATAAAATGTCGCGCCGGCCTGCTCGACGCAAACTGCGGGCGTTGCCCGACGGGTGGGAGCTTAGGTTGTTCCAAGCAGCTCGAAAACATCCGCGCTGGTTCTACGGAGTTTGTATTTCACTCGCAAGCGGAGTCCGGCCAATTGAACTTGAACGGGGCGTCCGGGTTCGGCGCGAGGGTGTAAATCTCGAGCTTTTAATTCAGACAGCGAAAAGCTCCGAGGAACACGAGGGGATTGGCGAGCGGTCGCTGGTGTTGGCGCCCGAGGAACTTTGGGTAAAAGCTCTGGCGGATGAACTGGGTGGACGAACCGAGATGGTTATCAATTGGCCATCAGCAAAAAAATCTTTCGATGCGGTCGCCGCTATCGGGCGGTCAGCGATACCCGATGCCAAGGAGACGATCTCGGGCTATGTCCTGCGGCATCGATTTGCAACTATTCTCAAAAAGGCCAAATGGCCACCGGTCAAAATCGCCCAGGCCCTCGGCCACTCGTCGACTAAACAACTTTCGACATATGGAAGTTGGAACGGTGCAGCTCGCGGCGGGTTACCATTGCGGGTTGGATCCGAACGTGCGCCCCGTATAGTCGATAAGCCGCGAGATTTTATCGCCATGCGGCCAAGCGAACCGAAGAGACTAGTCGCCGATTAG
- a CDS encoding class I SAM-dependent methyltransferase: protein MTQTCRICGGAPKSHHVAREMMYGSREKFGYFVCADCGCLQIDEVPADLARHYPKAYYSLVSGLPKAPSWKRRFAAAWEYDRSGGLLGWAMHKLKPNPEIRALGELGILKADPILDVGCGNGARVARLSQLGFTAVEGIDAHLDDAVELGGRVIARRATLDAIDGKYRLVMFHHSFEHLPDQHAAMRDARRLVRDDGFVMLRIPTCDSAAWEIYGTDWVQLDPPRHLYLHSRDSIRRLAEANGLRLVSIADDSDGFQFWGSEQYKRGIPANDKRSHSKKSPMFKLAELVEFETRARKLNAEGRGDQFRAVFAPIV, encoded by the coding sequence ATGACTCAAACCTGTCGAATCTGCGGCGGTGCGCCGAAATCGCATCATGTCGCGCGCGAAATGATGTACGGCTCGCGCGAGAAATTCGGGTATTTCGTCTGCGCCGATTGCGGCTGTTTGCAGATCGACGAAGTCCCCGCCGATCTCGCGCGCCATTACCCGAAAGCCTATTACAGCCTCGTGTCGGGCCTGCCCAAGGCGCCGTCCTGGAAACGACGCTTCGCCGCCGCGTGGGAATACGACCGCTCGGGCGGCTTGCTCGGCTGGGCGATGCACAAGCTCAAGCCCAATCCGGAAATCCGCGCGCTGGGCGAACTCGGCATTCTCAAAGCCGATCCGATTCTCGATGTCGGCTGCGGCAACGGCGCGCGCGTCGCCAGGCTTTCGCAACTCGGGTTCACGGCGGTCGAGGGGATCGATGCGCATCTCGACGATGCGGTCGAACTGGGCGGTCGCGTGATTGCGCGCCGCGCCACGCTCGATGCGATCGATGGTAAATACCGGCTGGTGATGTTCCATCACAGTTTCGAGCATCTGCCCGATCAACACGCCGCGATGCGCGATGCACGCCGTCTGGTGCGCGATGATGGATTCGTGATGCTGCGCATCCCGACTTGCGACTCGGCGGCGTGGGAGATCTATGGGACGGACTGGGTCCAGCTCGACCCGCCGCGCCATCTCTATCTCCACAGCCGCGACTCGATCCGGCGATTGGCCGAGGCGAACGGCTTGCGCCTTGTGTCGATCGCGGACGATTCCGACGGGTTTCAGTTCTGGGGATCGGAGCAGTACAAGCGCGGCATCCCCGCCAACGACAAGCGCAGCCACTCCAAAAAGAGCCCGATGTTCAAATTGGCCGAGCTCGTCGAATTCGAGACGCGCGCGCGCAAACTCAACGCCGAGGGCCGGGGCGATCAGTTCCGCGCCGTGTTCGCGCCGATCGTTTGA